Below is a window of Bordetella genomosp. 9 DNA.
TGCCGGTCTGGTACCCGCCGGCGCGCGACCTGACGGGCGGGCTCGCGGGCGGAATCGGTTCCGGGTCTACCCTTTTGCGCATAGAGGCTCCGCCCAGTGGCGCAGTTCAGGCAGCATCGCCTGGTGCGTCAGGTCCAGTCGCAGCGGCGTGATCGACACCGCGCCGTCGGCCACTGCATGAAAATCCGTGTCCGGACCGGCATCCGCCGCGAGCCCGGCCGGCCCGATCCAGTAGACGGTGTCGCCGTAAGGCGTGGTGGTGCGCACCACGGGCTCGGAAGGATGGCGCTTGCCCAGTCGCGTCACGCGCATGCCCTGCATGGTCTGCTCGGGCCGATTGGGAATATTCACGTTCAGCAGCACGGTCGCGGGCAGCGGATGGGCGATGTGGTGCTCGACCACCCGGCGCGCCATCGCGGCGGCGGCGTCCAGGTGGGCCCAGCCCTTTTCATGCAGGGAGAACGCGATGGAGGGGATGCCGAACAGATAGCCTTCGATGGCCGCGGCCACGGTACCCGAGTACAGCGTGTCGTCACCCATGTTGGCGCCGTTGTTGATACCGGAAACGACCAGGTCCGGCCGCGCGTCCACCAGGCCGCCCGTCAGGGCGACGTGTACGCAATCGGACGGCGTGCCGTTGACGTAGAGGAAACCGTTGGCGGCCTCGCGCACCGACAGCGGACGATTCAGCGTCAGGGAATTGGAGGCGCCGCTGTGGTTGACCTCGGGGGCGACCACGGTCAGGTCGCCCAATCCCCGCAAGGCGTCCACGAGCGCCAGGAGGCCGGGCGCCGAATAACCATCATCGTTGGAAACCAGAATCCGCATTCTGCGTCGAAAAGAAAATTATGGCGGCGGGTCGCGTCGAATTGTACTGTAGGCAGCCGGCGCGGCAGCGCCACGGTAGAATCCGCGCCAATTTCTCTTCGCGTAAAGGCCCATGCTGCAGACCCACTACCCCATCGCCTACAACGTCGGTCTTGTCGTGCTGGCCTATCTGATCGGCTCGATCCCCTTCGCCGTGGTGGTCACCCGGCTGATGGGGATGCAGGATCCGCGCACCTATGGGTCCGGCAACCCCGGCGCGACCAATGTGCTGCGCTCCGGCAACAAGACGGCCGCCGCGCTGACCCTGCTGGGCGACGCCGCCAAGGGCTGGTTCGCGGTGTGGCTGGTTCAGCGCATCGGCAGCCCGGTGGGCGTGACGTGGAATGTGATCGCGCTGGCGGCGCTGGCGGTTTTCCTGGGACACCTGTACCCCGTCTTCCTGAAATTCCAGGGCGGCAAGGGGGTGGCGACGGCGCTGGGCGTGCTGTTCGCGGTCTCCCCCTGGCTGGCGCTGGCCACGGTGGCGACCTGGATCATCATCGTGGTGTTCTTCCGCTATTCGTCGCTGGCCGCGCTGGTGGCGGCGGTGTTCGCGCCCGTGTACTACCTGTTCGGGTCGAACCTGGCCTGGTACGCCGAACCGCCGCTGGTGGCGGCGATCACGGTCATCAGCGTCCTGCTCATCCTGCGCCATCGGGCCAACATCAGCCGCCTGTTGAACGGCACGGAATCGAAGGTCGGGCAAAAGAAGAAAAGCTGAACGGAAGAAAAGCTGGACGCGGCTGTTGTCAGGCCGCCACGGATACCTCTTCCAGGTCCCAGCGCGGCCGTACGGTAAAGGCATGGCTGCCGCGGTCCAGCAGCGCCAGTCCCGCCTTGACCCGTTCGCCGGCGGCGAACGCGATCATGGCGCCGTTGTCGGTGCATAGCGACAGCGGCGGGAAATACGCCTGCGCCTTCAGGCGCGGCAGCGACGCCGCCAGCCGCTCGCGCAGGGCCTTGTTGGCCCCCACACCGCCCGCGACCACCAGGCGCCGCAGGCCGGTTTCCTTCAAGGCTTTCGCCGCCTTGGCGGCCAGCACGTCGACGATGGCGGCCTGCGTGGCCGCGGCCAGATCCGCGATCGCGGCCGGATCCGGCTCGCCGCCGCCCTGCCGCAGGGCCTTGACCCGCGTCAGCACCGCCGTCTTCAGCCCGCTGAAGCTGAAATCCAGGTCGCCGCTGTGCAGCATGGGGCGCGGCAGCTCGAAACGCGCCGGATCGCCCTGCTCCGCCAATCCGGCCAGCGCCGGGCCGCCCGGGTAACCCAGGCCCAGCAGCTTCGCCGACTTATCGAAGGCTTCGCCGGCGGCGTCGTCCAGCGTCTCGCCCAGCAAGGTGTAGCGCCCCACCCCGTCCACACGCATCAGCTGGGTATGCCCGCCCGATACCAGCAGCGCCACGAAGGGAAACTCCGGACGCGGATCCGCCAGCAGGGGCGACAGCAGGTGCCCTTCCAGGTGATGGATGGCGATGGCCGGCAGGTCGCGCGCCCAGGCGAAGGCCTGCGCCACGCTGGCGCCGACCAGCAGCGCGCCGGCCAGGCCCGGACCGGCCGTGTAGGCGACGGCATCGACGTCAGAGACCGCCAGGCCGGCTTCGCGCAAGACCTGGCGGGTCAACGGGACCACGCGCCGCACGTGGTCGCGCGACGCCAGTTCCGGCACCACGCCGCCGTATTCCTGATGCATGGCGATCTGCGTATGCAGGGCATGCGCCAGCAGGCCGCGTTCGGTGCAGACGGCGGCCACGCCGGTCTCATCGCAGGAGCTTTCAAAACCGAGAATGATCATGGCCGCGAGTTTACTGCGGCGTCGGAAATGGTATGTTCGCGCCTTGGCCGATAACCTCCGCGACGACGACGGGACCGCCTGGGAGAAGCACATGCTGGAACGACTATTCCGACTGACGGAACATGGGACAACGACACGCGGGGAAGTCGTCGCGGGACTGACGACCTTCCTGACGATGTCCTACATCATCTTCGTCAAT
It encodes the following:
- the plsY gene encoding glycerol-3-phosphate 1-O-acyltransferase PlsY, translated to MLQTHYPIAYNVGLVVLAYLIGSIPFAVVVTRLMGMQDPRTYGSGNPGATNVLRSGNKTAAALTLLGDAAKGWFAVWLVQRIGSPVGVTWNVIALAALAVFLGHLYPVFLKFQGGKGVATALGVLFAVSPWLALATVATWIIIVVFFRYSSLAALVAAVFAPVYYLFGSNLAWYAEPPLVAAITVISVLLILRHRANISRLLNGTESKVGQKKKS
- the surE gene encoding 5'/3'-nucleotidase SurE; translation: MRILVSNDDGYSAPGLLALVDALRGLGDLTVVAPEVNHSGASNSLTLNRPLSVREAANGFLYVNGTPSDCVHVALTGGLVDARPDLVVSGINNGANMGDDTLYSGTVAAAIEGYLFGIPSIAFSLHEKGWAHLDAAAAMARRVVEHHIAHPLPATVLLNVNIPNRPEQTMQGMRVTRLGKRHPSEPVVRTTTPYGDTVYWIGPAGLAADAGPDTDFHAVADGAVSITPLRLDLTHQAMLPELRHWAEPLCAKG
- the tsaD gene encoding tRNA (adenosine(37)-N6)-threonylcarbamoyltransferase complex transferase subunit TsaD, which produces MIILGFESSCDETGVAAVCTERGLLAHALHTQIAMHQEYGGVVPELASRDHVRRVVPLTRQVLREAGLAVSDVDAVAYTAGPGLAGALLVGASVAQAFAWARDLPAIAIHHLEGHLLSPLLADPRPEFPFVALLVSGGHTQLMRVDGVGRYTLLGETLDDAAGEAFDKSAKLLGLGYPGGPALAGLAEQGDPARFELPRPMLHSGDLDFSFSGLKTAVLTRVKALRQGGGEPDPAAIADLAAATQAAIVDVLAAKAAKALKETGLRRLVVAGGVGANKALRERLAASLPRLKAQAYFPPLSLCTDNGAMIAFAAGERVKAGLALLDRGSHAFTVRPRWDLEEVSVAA